A part of Terriglobales bacterium genomic DNA contains:
- a CDS encoding CRTAC1 family protein — MRKRAGFLLLLGMSLGMPAAAQDSKITFRDVTQAAGIRFTHNNGAFGKKYMPETMGSGCAFLDYDGDGWQDILLVNGKDWPGRPQRPASPKLYRNNRNGTFTDVTARAGLAVSLYGLGVAVGDYDNDGHDDIFLTALGQSRLYRNNGNGTFTDVTKAAGLEGPNEFSTSAAFLDYDKDGRLDLVVANYVQWSAEKDLFCTLDGRAKSYCTPESYKGASLRMWRNAGEGKFQDATQAAGLFDPTSKGLGVAVLDANQDGWPDLLLANDTQPNKLYINTGKGGFTEKGVLAGVGFSEDGVARAGMGVDAADYDRSGYPSILISNFSNQMLALYHNERNGLFVDEAPRSEVGRKSLLTLGFACFFFDYDLDGWLDIFVANGHIENEIERIQKRVKYAQPPHMFRNLGGGKFVETTETLGAQFIRPRVARGAAYGDFDNDGDLDLLIMTNGGAAALFRNEGGSNRSLRVKLVGVRSNRDGIGAVVTATVGGEKHSEMLRSGSSYLSQSELVLTFGLGTRERADQVEIKWPSGQTDHLKNVAAGQTIVVEEGKGIASARPFGPAAGAAPATKRQTKPR; from the coding sequence ATGCGCAAGCGCGCGGGTTTCCTTCTTCTCCTTGGCATGTCGCTCGGGATGCCGGCTGCGGCTCAGGATTCCAAGATCACCTTCCGTGATGTGACCCAAGCGGCGGGCATCCGCTTCACGCACAACAACGGCGCCTTTGGCAAGAAGTACATGCCGGAGACGATGGGCTCGGGGTGCGCCTTCCTGGATTACGACGGCGACGGCTGGCAGGACATCCTGCTGGTGAACGGTAAGGACTGGCCGGGGCGGCCGCAGCGGCCCGCGTCCCCGAAGCTCTATCGCAACAACCGCAACGGCACGTTTACCGACGTCACGGCCAGGGCCGGGCTGGCGGTGAGCCTATACGGACTGGGCGTGGCCGTGGGTGACTACGACAACGACGGCCATGACGACATCTTTCTCACGGCGCTGGGGCAGAGCCGTTTGTACCGCAACAATGGAAACGGCACGTTCACGGACGTCACCAAGGCGGCCGGACTGGAAGGGCCGAACGAATTCTCCACCTCGGCTGCGTTTCTTGACTACGACAAGGACGGGCGGCTCGACCTCGTGGTAGCCAACTACGTGCAGTGGTCGGCGGAGAAGGATCTGTTCTGCACGCTGGACGGGCGCGCCAAGTCGTACTGCACGCCGGAGTCGTACAAGGGCGCCTCGCTGCGCATGTGGCGGAATGCAGGCGAGGGAAAGTTCCAGGACGCGACCCAGGCAGCCGGACTCTTCGACCCAACTTCCAAGGGACTGGGCGTCGCCGTGCTCGATGCCAATCAGGATGGCTGGCCCGACCTGCTGCTGGCCAACGACACCCAGCCCAACAAGCTCTACATCAACACCGGCAAGGGGGGATTCACGGAGAAGGGCGTGCTGGCGGGCGTGGGCTTCAGTGAGGATGGCGTGGCACGCGCAGGGATGGGCGTGGACGCCGCGGATTACGACCGCTCCGGGTATCCCAGTATCCTGATCAGCAATTTCTCCAACCAGATGCTGGCGCTCTACCACAACGAGCGGAACGGGTTGTTCGTGGACGAGGCGCCGCGTTCGGAGGTGGGGCGCAAGAGCCTGCTGACTCTGGGTTTCGCCTGCTTCTTCTTCGACTACGACCTGGACGGCTGGCTGGACATCTTCGTGGCTAACGGGCACATCGAGAACGAGATCGAGCGCATCCAGAAGCGGGTGAAGTATGCACAACCGCCGCACATGTTCCGCAACCTGGGCGGCGGGAAGTTCGTGGAGACCACGGAAACCCTGGGCGCGCAATTCATACGCCCTCGAGTAGCACGGGGCGCCGCCTACGGCGACTTCGATAACGACGGCGACCTGGATCTGCTGATCATGACGAACGGGGGTGCGGCCGCCCTCTTCCGCAACGAAGGTGGAAGCAACCGCAGCTTGAGGGTGAAGCTGGTGGGCGTGCGCTCGAACCGCGACGGGATCGGCGCCGTGGTGACGGCGACGGTGGGCGGCGAGAAGCACTCTGAGATGCTGCGCAGCGGATCGAGCTATCTTTCGCAGAGTGAGTTGGTGCTGACTTTCGGTTTGGGCACACGCGAGCGCGCCGACCAGGTGGAAATCAAGTGGCCAAGCGGCCAGACCGACCACCTGAAGAACGTCGCCGCAGGGCAGACCATCGTAGTGGAAGAAGGTAAG
- a CDS encoding tetratricopeptide repeat protein yields the protein MKLSNRLIFLLALSGLYLYGLPDTSVFYLGIVVLHLAAGVLLALLLPRVLRRGLSDLPGTARLGWIAMGLGAMIGVLLFAIGTTRPNLPWLYAHIGLTVAGVALLLVAWMERRGWLGSAVARFAVAVLFVAALSTAAQYSRHNLWLSANIIRNPLNPPTSMDGEGDGPRGPFFPSSSQVKDGKLIPSEFFMKSDACQRCHQDIYQQWFSSAHHFSSFNNQWYRKSVEYMQEVAGTKPSKWCGGCHDPAILLAGKMDKPIVEQMDRPEAHAGMGCMMCHSIVHVKSSMGQGDFVLEYPDLHELAASENPVLRGVHDFLTYVNPEPHRRAFLKPFMRDQTAEFCSTCHKVHLDSPVNHYRWIRGFNEYDNWQASGVSGQGARSFYYPPKAQKCADCHMPLVESQDQGNIAGKVHSHRFPGANTALPTANQDAIQLEVTKKFLQDNIVSVDIFALSEAEPMTAGGAAVPGELATTFAVGEEAELAAPAGGPAAPAAPVTAPLDRVQPVVRRGETVRVDVVVRTRKVGHFFPGGTVDAFDVWLELKATDDRGRVVFWSGSVENDGKGPVEKGAHFYRSLLVDAHGNPINKRNAWAARSVVYVRLIPPGAADTVHYRMKVPEDAGGKIKLEARLHYRKFSWWNTQFSFAGVRDPAQPGPHTPDYDDGRFVFTGDTSKVSGKLKQIPDLPIVTLASDEVTLEVAPRSARAQEPRVQLDAKDWERWNDYGIGLLLQGDLKAAQAAFQKITEIDPKNPDGWVNIGRARVQEGDNEGARAVLQKALELKPDLARAHYFYARVLKADGRYDDAIAHLRKTLAQYPRDRVVRNELGRILFLKRQYADAVREFEKVLEVDPEDLQAHYNLMLCYNGLGNEARAAEHQKRYLRFKADEAAQAITGPYRQANPEDNNERQAIHEHVSAPLGKTAAPARRTAAVPAPHVRQGSSD from the coding sequence GTGAAGCTTTCTAACCGGCTCATTTTCCTGCTGGCGCTTTCCGGCCTTTACCTCTACGGCCTTCCGGATACGAGCGTCTTCTACCTGGGCATTGTGGTGCTGCATCTGGCAGCAGGCGTTTTGCTTGCGCTGCTGCTACCTCGAGTGTTGCGGAGGGGGCTTTCGGACCTTCCGGGGACCGCCCGGCTCGGCTGGATAGCCATGGGGCTGGGCGCGATGATTGGCGTCCTCCTCTTTGCCATCGGCACGACTCGGCCCAACCTACCCTGGCTCTATGCGCACATTGGGCTGACGGTGGCAGGCGTGGCGCTGCTGCTGGTGGCGTGGATGGAGCGGCGCGGGTGGCTGGGTTCCGCGGTGGCGCGGTTTGCGGTGGCCGTCTTGTTCGTGGCTGCGCTTTCAACGGCGGCCCAGTACTCAAGGCACAACCTGTGGCTGAGCGCGAACATCATTCGCAATCCGCTCAATCCGCCGACGTCGATGGACGGCGAAGGCGACGGACCGCGAGGGCCCTTCTTCCCCAGCTCGTCACAGGTAAAGGACGGCAAGCTGATCCCTTCTGAGTTCTTCATGAAGTCGGACGCCTGCCAGCGCTGCCATCAGGACATCTACCAGCAGTGGTTCAGCTCGGCGCACCATTTCTCGTCCTTCAACAACCAGTGGTACCGCAAAAGCGTCGAGTACATGCAGGAAGTGGCGGGGACGAAGCCTTCGAAGTGGTGTGGCGGCTGCCACGATCCCGCCATCCTTCTGGCGGGCAAGATGGACAAACCCATCGTGGAGCAGATGGACCGGCCGGAAGCGCACGCCGGCATGGGCTGCATGATGTGCCACTCCATCGTGCACGTGAAAAGCTCCATGGGGCAGGGCGATTTCGTGCTGGAGTATCCCGATCTGCATGAGCTGGCGGCCAGCGAGAATCCGGTGCTGCGCGGGGTGCACGACTTCCTGACCTACGTGAACCCGGAGCCTCACCGGCGGGCGTTCCTCAAGCCGTTCATGCGCGACCAGACGGCCGAGTTCTGTTCCACCTGCCACAAGGTCCACCTGGATTCGCCGGTAAACCACTATCGGTGGATCCGCGGATTCAACGAATACGACAACTGGCAGGCGTCCGGGGTCTCCGGGCAGGGAGCAAGGTCGTTCTACTATCCGCCCAAGGCGCAGAAGTGCGCCGACTGCCACATGCCACTGGTGGAAAGCCAGGATCAGGGCAACATCGCGGGCAAAGTACATTCGCATCGTTTTCCCGGCGCCAACACCGCGCTGCCGACAGCTAACCAGGACGCAATCCAACTTGAGGTCACCAAGAAGTTCCTGCAGGACAACATCGTCAGCGTGGACATCTTTGCGCTGTCCGAGGCCGAGCCGATGACTGCGGGAGGCGCCGCGGTTCCGGGCGAACTGGCGACCACGTTCGCGGTGGGTGAAGAAGCGGAACTGGCTGCGCCCGCGGGCGGTCCAGCGGCGCCGGCCGCGCCGGTGACTGCGCCGCTCGATCGCGTGCAGCCGGTGGTGCGGCGCGGCGAAACCGTGCGCGTGGACGTAGTGGTGCGCACGCGCAAAGTGGGCCACTTCTTCCCCGGCGGCACCGTGGACGCATTCGACGTCTGGCTGGAACTGAAGGCGACCGATGATCGCGGGCGCGTCGTGTTCTGGAGCGGCTCGGTGGAAAACGACGGCAAGGGACCGGTGGAGAAGGGAGCGCATTTCTACCGGTCGTTGCTGGTGGATGCGCACGGCAATCCCATCAACAAGCGCAACGCCTGGGCGGCGCGTTCCGTGGTGTATGTGCGCCTGATCCCGCCGGGCGCGGCCGATACCGTCCACTACCGTATGAAAGTTCCAGAAGATGCAGGCGGAAAGATCAAGCTGGAAGCGCGCCTGCATTACCGCAAGTTCTCTTGGTGGAACACGCAGTTTTCGTTCGCGGGAGTGCGCGATCCGGCGCAGCCGGGTCCGCATACTCCGGACTACGACGACGGGCGCTTCGTGTTCACGGGAGATACCTCGAAGGTTTCCGGGAAGCTGAAGCAGATTCCGGACCTGCCCATCGTTACGCTGGCGTCCGACGAAGTGACGCTGGAGGTGGCGCCGCGCTCCGCCCGGGCGCAGGAGCCGCGCGTCCAGCTCGATGCCAAGGATTGGGAGCGCTGGAACGATTACGGCATCGGCCTGCTGTTGCAGGGCGACCTGAAGGCCGCGCAGGCTGCATTCCAGAAAATCACGGAGATCGACCCCAAGAATCCCGACGGCTGGGTGAATATCGGCCGGGCGCGGGTGCAGGAAGGCGACAACGAGGGGGCGCGCGCGGTGCTGCAGAAAGCGCTCGAACTTAAGCCGGACCTGGCGCGGGCGCACTATTTCTACGCGCGAGTGCTCAAGGCCGACGGGCGCTACGACGACGCCATCGCGCATCTGCGGAAGACGCTGGCGCAATATCCGCGCGACCGCGTGGTGCGCAACGAGCTGGGGCGCATCCTGTTCCTCAAGCGGCAGTATGCGGACGCCGTTCGCGAGTTCGAAAAGGTGCTCGAGGTGGACCCCGAGGACTTACAGGCGCACTACAACCTGATGCTCTGCTACAACGGGCTGGGCAACGAGGCCCGGGCCGCCGAGCATCAGAAGCGTTACCTGAGATTCAAGGCCGATGAAGCTGCGCAGGCCATCACCGGCCCCTATCGGCAGGCGAATCCGGAAGACAACAACGAGCGCCAGGCCATCCACGAACACGTCTCGGCTCCGTTAGGGAAAACGGCCGCGCCGGCCCGCCGCACGGCGGCGGTTCCTGCTCCTCACGTTCGTCAGGGGAGCTCGGACTGA